The region GATTAATTTCCCGCTTCGTCTCCAGCTTGCCGTTCATCACCAAGTCATATAGCATTTGTGTATGGTGATAAACTTCTGCCTCAAAGCCAAAATCAGGATATTCGTTTTTGAAAATGTTATATGCGTGCGGATCAATCGTTACGATCTTCTTCACATCATGTTTATTGAATTCCTTAATGTTTTTCTCGGCAATTTCCTGGAATAAAAATTCATTTCCAATGCGGCGTGCCGTATCACCAGAGTTCTGTTCCTTGTTTCCTAAAATCGCAAAGCTGACACCCGCCTGGTTCATCAGTTTGGCAAATGCAAGGGCAATTTTTTGACTGCGGTTATCAAATGATCCCATTGAACTTACCCAGAAAAGATATTCGAAATCTTTATCTTCTTTTTTCAATTCTTTTACTGTCGGGATATACGCGTCCTCATCCTGTTCGCGCCACTTGATCCGGTCTTTTTTGGAAAGTCCCCATGGGTTACCCTGACGCTCAATGTTCATAACGGCACGCTGAGCTTCCGGATCCATTTTTCCTTCCGTCATAACCAGATAGCGGCGCATGTCAATGATTGTACCAACATGTTCGTTGTTAACGGGACATGCATCTTCACAATTTCGGCAAGTTGTACAGCCAGCCAGTTCTTCTTCCGTAATAACATCGCCAATCAGACTGACAGCCTCCATTTTGCTGACGGCGCCATCGGCAGTTGCCATCTGGTTACCAGCTGTACCCGCAAATGCATAGCTTGGCACCCACGGTTTTTTGCCGGTAACTGCTGCACCTTTCTGAGTCAGGTGATCACGCGTTTTAATCATAATATCCATCGGTGACAGCATTTTTCCTGTTCCGGATGCCGGACAGACATCCGTACAGCGCCCGCATTCCACACAGGCATAAAAGTCGATCATCTGATGTTGTTCAAAATCTTCTACTTTACCGACACCAAACGAGATTTCGTCTTCATCATCATCTTCATCAATATCAAAATCTATCTTTTTCAGCTTACCAGGCACACGTTTACTCAAAAACACATTGGCCGGGGCAGCAATCAAGTGTGCGTGTTTGGATTGCGGCACATAGATCAGGAATGACAGAATGGTGATCGTGTGTACCCACCAGAATACAAAGAACAGTGCCATCGCAGCAGTTTCAGGCAGCCAGCCGAACGCTAAAGCTATTAAACTGGCAACAGGCTGGGATATTCCCGGTTCGATTTCATCCAGCCAGATGATTTCCATTCCGTTTGACACCAGAACGGACAACATCAAGGTGCCGATGAACAGCAGAACAAGTCCTGCTTTAAATCCGCGCTTCAACCGGACAATTTTTTCAATATAACGGCGGTAGAAGGCCCAAACCACCGCAACCAGAATCATTAAAACGACCAGCTCCTGGAAAAACGTAAAGATCGGGTACAGTGGACCGAGCGGCAAGTGACTGCCGGGAGCAAGCCCCTTTATAAATAAGTCGATTGCACCGAACTGGACAAGCAGAAAACCATAGAACATCATCACATGAATAATTCCTGATTTTTTGTCTTTCAACAGCTTGGACTGTCCGAAAACGATTTTTCCAATCCGGCGGAACCGTTCTTTAAAATCACGGTCAAAGTCCGATTTCTTCCCCAATTTAATGTAGGCGATCCGCGTTGTCACAACTTTGGCAAACAAATATACACCATAGATGACAACAGCTGTGAATGCCAGTGCATTTATAAGTAAAAATATGTCCATCTTTCGCTCCCCCTCTGTAAGTATTGTAACCTAAAATGACAGCGATTGCATTTTTCAGCGAAATACAAAAAACTGTGTTTGTATGATAAGTCTATAACTATACTTTATAAGTGAATGATCATTCAGTCAACTGATTTTTTATTAAATGTGATAATTGTCATACTTTTAATTACCGGAAATCCCTGTTGATTACATGAATGAGGCGAAAGGAATTATTTTATAAGAAAGAGGCTGGGACAAAAGGTGATTTATCACAAAGAAAAAACGAATTAAAAGGTGGACTCAACCGCTCCGGAAATATACTTCGCTAGTCTCTAAAATTGTTCGTTTTTTGTATTACACTTTTTGATTTGTCCCAGCCACTTTTCAGTTGATTTTAGTTGAAACTAATTATAATGGAAAACAGTCTAAATAAAATAATCCTACATCTGCTCCGGCGCATGAACACCAAGCAATTTCAGGCTGTTTTGAATCGTGGTGCGTACTGCCTTCATCAAGGCGATGCGTGCTTTGGTCTGTTCCGGGTCATCCGGATTTAACACTTTTTCCGCATTGTAGAAACTGTGCAGTTGTGAAGCAAGATCAAACACATATTGCGTAACTTTGTGCGGCGTCTGCTTTTGCGCTGCATCAGCAACCGTCTGCGGGAATTCACCGAGCTTTTTCAGCAGCTCCATTTCTTTTTCCGCTGTCAGCAGGTCAGCATTATACTGTTTATCAACTGCGAATCCTTTATCCCCGGCCTGTCTGAGCATAGTGCAAATCCTTGCATGAGCATACTGGACATAATAGACCGGATTGTCGTTTGATTCCGATTTGGCAAGGTCCATATCAAAATCCAGTGGTGTATCATTCGAACGCATGATAAAGAAATACCGGACAGCGTCGGCACCGACTTCATCCAGCAGATCCCGGAGTGCCACAATCTTCCCGGTACGCTTGGACATCTTGACGAGTTCCCCGTTTTCAAACAAACGAACCATTTGAATGATTTGAACACCAAATTTCTCAGCCGGGTAACCGAGTGCCTGGATCGCCGCACGCATCCTTCCAATATAACCGTGGTGATCGCCGCCCCATACATTGACAATCTGGTCATAGCCGCGCTCCAATTTGTTTTTATGGTAGGCGATGTCCGGCGTCAGATAGGTGTATTTACCGTCCTGTTTAATAAGCACCCGGTCCTTATCATCACCAAACGCAGTCGAACGGAACCAGACTGCTCCATCCTGTTCGTAGACATAGCCGCCTTCTTTCAGTGTCTGGACCGCTTCCTCCACTTTATTGGCATCGTACAGCGACTGTTCCGAGAACCAGTTATCAAAATGGACACCAAAATCATTCAAGTCTTTTTTCAATTTATCCAGCTCAAAATTCAATCCATATTCCTTAAAAAAAGCAAGTCGATCTGTTTCATCTGTCTGTACCCATTTATCACCGTACTCGGCAGCAAGTGTTTTGCCGATGTCGATTATATCGGAACCGCGATAGCCATCATCGGGCATGTTTGTGTCAATTCCAAGCGCCTCTTTATAGCGCACTTCAATCGACAAAGCAAGATTATCAATCTGGCTGCCGGCGTCATTAATATAATATTCCCGCTCCGTTTGGTAACCGGCTGCTTCCAGCACATTGCAAAGCACATCCCCAAATGCCGCACCGCGGGCATGACCAAGATGCAGATCACCGGTCGGGTTAACGGAAACAAACTCGACCTGAACTTTTTCTCCGTTCCCTGTGTCCGTTTTGCCGTATGATGCACCGGCACTTAAAATAGTTGGAATCAGTTCACCAAGATAGTCATCTTTCATGAAAAAGTTGATGAAACCCGGCCCGGCAATTTCCACTTTGTCGACTGCCGCTTTCGTACTGTCCAGATGCTGTACAATATCATCCGCAATCTGACGTGGTGCCTTTTTGGCAATACGGGCAAGCTGCATCGCAATGTTGGTTGCGAAATCCCCGTGAGCTTTTTCTTTCGGTTTTTCCAGTGTAATCGCCGGCAGTTCCGCTTTGGATGCTAGTTCAGCCTGCAAAACCGCCGCTTCGATTTCCTGTTTTAAAATATCCTCTGTCTGTGCCAGGACGTTCATTCGGCATCCTCCTCCTTTATTGTCAATTCCAATTTGTGTTTCCGTTCTTCCTGTCCATTCAGGCTAACCGAATAATCAATTGTCAAAAACCCGTTCTGCTCATCAGTCAGTGAGTGAAAAGCAATTGTATCGGTAAGTGTTTCCATATGTATATATCCATGCGGATGCTGGAAAACATTTTCCGTTTTTTGATTGGTGCGGAATTGCTGATGCATTGTAACCGGACCAACCCGCTTAATACTGACCCTGTTCGGATTAATGGTAATCAGGTTTTTAACCGGGGCACCCTCATCCGATGTTTCTTCAAACGTCAGGATACAGCGATTATCCTTTTCATAGT is a window of Virgibacillus ihumii DNA encoding:
- a CDS encoding heterodisulfide reductase-related iron-sulfur binding cluster — translated: MDIFLLINALAFTAVVIYGVYLFAKVVTTRIAYIKLGKKSDFDRDFKERFRRIGKIVFGQSKLLKDKKSGIIHVMMFYGFLLVQFGAIDLFIKGLAPGSHLPLGPLYPIFTFFQELVVLMILVAVVWAFYRRYIEKIVRLKRGFKAGLVLLFIGTLMLSVLVSNGMEIIWLDEIEPGISQPVASLIALAFGWLPETAAMALFFVFWWVHTITILSFLIYVPQSKHAHLIAAPANVFLSKRVPGKLKKIDFDIDEDDDEDEISFGVGKVEDFEQHQMIDFYACVECGRCTDVCPASGTGKMLSPMDIMIKTRDHLTQKGAAVTGKKPWVPSYAFAGTAGNQMATADGAVSKMEAVSLIGDVITEEELAGCTTCRNCEDACPVNNEHVGTIIDMRRYLVMTEGKMDPEAQRAVMNIERQGNPWGLSKKDRIKWREQDEDAYIPTVKELKKEDKDFEYLFWVSSMGSFDNRSQKIALAFAKLMNQAGVSFAILGNKEQNSGDTARRIGNEFLFQEIAEKNIKEFNKHDVKKIVTIDPHAYNIFKNEYPDFGFEAEVYHHTQMLYDLVMNGKLETKREINQRLTYHDSCYLGRYNGVYDPPREILKSIPGLQLIEMERSKENGMCCGAGGGLMWSEETTGNRINVARTEQAMQTESTMISSACPFCLTMLSDGTKAKEVDEDISTMDVAEILALSVLTNDEVKTA
- the argS gene encoding arginine--tRNA ligase — its product is MNVLAQTEDILKQEIEAAVLQAELASKAELPAITLEKPKEKAHGDFATNIAMQLARIAKKAPRQIADDIVQHLDSTKAAVDKVEIAGPGFINFFMKDDYLGELIPTILSAGASYGKTDTGNGEKVQVEFVSVNPTGDLHLGHARGAAFGDVLCNVLEAAGYQTEREYYINDAGSQIDNLALSIEVRYKEALGIDTNMPDDGYRGSDIIDIGKTLAAEYGDKWVQTDETDRLAFFKEYGLNFELDKLKKDLNDFGVHFDNWFSEQSLYDANKVEEAVQTLKEGGYVYEQDGAVWFRSTAFGDDKDRVLIKQDGKYTYLTPDIAYHKNKLERGYDQIVNVWGGDHHGYIGRMRAAIQALGYPAEKFGVQIIQMVRLFENGELVKMSKRTGKIVALRDLLDEVGADAVRYFFIMRSNDTPLDFDMDLAKSESNDNPVYYVQYAHARICTMLRQAGDKGFAVDKQYNADLLTAEKEMELLKKLGEFPQTVADAAQKQTPHKVTQYVFDLASQLHSFYNAEKVLNPDDPEQTKARIALMKAVRTTIQNSLKLLGVHAPEQM
- a CDS encoding DUF1934 domain-containing protein, producing the protein MNLEPKSITIEMQTIIDNDGQMEYNTLNEAGTYYEKDNRCILTFEETSDEGAPVKNLITINPNRVSIKRVGPVTMHQQFRTNQKTENVFQHPHGYIHMETLTDTIAFHSLTDEQNGFLTIDYSVSLNGQEERKHKLELTIKEEDAE